Proteins co-encoded in one Pogoniulus pusillus isolate bPogPus1 chromosome 15, bPogPus1.pri, whole genome shotgun sequence genomic window:
- the RRP7A gene encoding ribosomal RNA-processing protein 7 homolog A isoform X1: MAAAAKRVAAVAPPGYAGKGYAALAVKFGERQRSPHYLLVKEHQVREGAGTAHPARRTLFVLNVPPYCSQGSLISLFGRCGQVQAVHLGDKPELGEKKEKTPSKFFTPKAVPGFQVAYVVFRKPSGVQAAKALSQEGPLLISTESHPVKTGISKWIANYAASVVDPEELKAEVDDYMQAYDKKIAEEEAKAAEKEGVPDAEGWVKVTRKGRKPGLPRTEAANLRVLEKEKQKRARKELLNFYAWQHRETKREHIAQLRKKFEEDKQRIALMRAQRKFRPY; the protein is encoded by the exons ATGGCGGCTGCCGCGAAGCGTGTGGCGGCGGTGGCGCCGCCGGGCTACGCGGGTAAGGGCTACGCGG CTCTGGCGGTGAAGTTCGGGGAGCGGCAGCGGTCGCCACACTATCTGTTGGTGAAGGAGCACCAGGTTCGGGAGGGGGCCGGCACCGCGCACCCGGCTCGCCGCACCCTCTTCGTGCTCAACGTCCCCCCgtactgcagccag GGCTCGCTGATCAGCCTGTTCGGCCGCTgcgggcaggtccaggctgtgcACCTCGGTGACAAGCCAGAgctgggagagaagaaagaaaagacccCGTCTAAATTCTTCACCCCCAAAGCTGTACCG GGGTTTCAAGTGGCGTACGTGGTGTTCAGGAAGCCATCTGGTGTTCAGGCAGCCAAGGCCCTGTCACAGGAAGGTCCCTTGCTGATATCAACAGAGAGTCACCCTGTGAAAACTGGCATTAGCA AGTGGATTGCCAACTACGCGGCTTCAGTCGTGGATCCGGAGGAGCTGAAGGCTGAGGTGGACGACTACATGCAAGCCTATGACAAAAAGATAGCAGAG GAAGAAGCCAAAGCAGCCGAGAAGGAGGGCGTCCCGGACGCGGAGGGCTGGGTGAAGGTGACGCGGAAGGGCAGGAAGCCTGGACTGCCCCGGACAGAAGCTGCCAACCTGCGAgtgctggagaaggagaagcagaaaagggCCCGCAAAGAGCTGCTCAACTTCTATGCCTGGCAGCATCGCGAGACCAAAAGAGAAC ACATTGCCCAGTTGAGGAAGAAATTTGAAGAGGACAAGCAGAGAATTGCGCTGATGCGAGCCCAGCGCAAGTTTCGGCCATACtaa
- the RRP7A gene encoding ribosomal RNA-processing protein 7 homolog A isoform X2, which produces MAAAAKRVAAVAPPGYAALAVKFGERQRSPHYLLVKEHQVREGAGTAHPARRTLFVLNVPPYCSQGSLISLFGRCGQVQAVHLGDKPELGEKKEKTPSKFFTPKAVPGFQVAYVVFRKPSGVQAAKALSQEGPLLISTESHPVKTGISKWIANYAASVVDPEELKAEVDDYMQAYDKKIAEEEAKAAEKEGVPDAEGWVKVTRKGRKPGLPRTEAANLRVLEKEKQKRARKELLNFYAWQHRETKREHIAQLRKKFEEDKQRIALMRAQRKFRPY; this is translated from the exons ATGGCGGCTGCCGCGAAGCGTGTGGCGGCGGTGGCGCCGCCGGGCTACGCGG CTCTGGCGGTGAAGTTCGGGGAGCGGCAGCGGTCGCCACACTATCTGTTGGTGAAGGAGCACCAGGTTCGGGAGGGGGCCGGCACCGCGCACCCGGCTCGCCGCACCCTCTTCGTGCTCAACGTCCCCCCgtactgcagccag GGCTCGCTGATCAGCCTGTTCGGCCGCTgcgggcaggtccaggctgtgcACCTCGGTGACAAGCCAGAgctgggagagaagaaagaaaagacccCGTCTAAATTCTTCACCCCCAAAGCTGTACCG GGGTTTCAAGTGGCGTACGTGGTGTTCAGGAAGCCATCTGGTGTTCAGGCAGCCAAGGCCCTGTCACAGGAAGGTCCCTTGCTGATATCAACAGAGAGTCACCCTGTGAAAACTGGCATTAGCA AGTGGATTGCCAACTACGCGGCTTCAGTCGTGGATCCGGAGGAGCTGAAGGCTGAGGTGGACGACTACATGCAAGCCTATGACAAAAAGATAGCAGAG GAAGAAGCCAAAGCAGCCGAGAAGGAGGGCGTCCCGGACGCGGAGGGCTGGGTGAAGGTGACGCGGAAGGGCAGGAAGCCTGGACTGCCCCGGACAGAAGCTGCCAACCTGCGAgtgctggagaaggagaagcagaaaagggCCCGCAAAGAGCTGCTCAACTTCTATGCCTGGCAGCATCGCGAGACCAAAAGAGAAC ACATTGCCCAGTTGAGGAAGAAATTTGAAGAGGACAAGCAGAGAATTGCGCTGATGCGAGCCCAGCGCAAGTTTCGGCCATACtaa
- the SERHL2 gene encoding serine hydrolase-like protein 2 isoform X2: MFSELKFPVPWGHVAAKAWGPSEGHPVLCLHGWLDNANTFDRLIPLLPKGYYYVAMDFSGHGLSSHRPAGVPYHFLDYVIDVRRVAAALQWRRFTLVGHSMGGSVAGMFCFLYPEMVDKLVLLETLGFLLAPEDTEAWLESRRAVIDRLLSLEAKKQAPKARSPEAALERLLEANRHLTAEGGAVLLQRGATETPAGLVYNRDLRVRKQSREYFTVEQCVKLLQKIQDRVLIILARDGLLVPHKPDNRNDFVKALQEALDSTLKEHIQLVEVPGSHFVHLNEPEVVSGIISSFLMVQNARARL; the protein is encoded by the exons ATGTTCTCAGAGTTGAAGTTCCCTGTGCCCTGGGGCCATGTGGCAGCCAAGGCCTGGGGACCCTCAGAGGGGCACCCTGTGTTGTGTTTGCATGGCTGGCTGGACAATGCCAACACCTTCGATAGGCTCATTCCACTGCTCCCCAAAG GTTACTATTATGTGGCAATGGATTTTTCTGGCCATGGGTTATCATCCCACCGTCCTGCAGGTGTCCCGTACCATTTCCTGGACTATGTGATTGACGTGCGCCGAGTGGCAGCAG CCTTACAGTGGAGACGGTTCACGCTGGTGGGTCACAGTATGG GTGGGTCTGTGGCAGGAATG tTCTGTTTCCTTTATCCTGAGATGGTGGATAAGCTGGTCCTGCTGGAAACTCTTGGCTTTCTGCTAGCTCCAGAG GACACTGAGGCGTGGCTGGAATCAAGACGGGCGGTGATTGACAGACTGCTGAGTCTAGAGGCAAAGAAGCAAGCTCCCAAAGCACGGAGCCCTGAAGCGGCACTGGAGAG GCTCTTAGAAGCAAACAGACATCTGACAGCAGAGGGTGGGGCAGTCCTACTGCAGCGAGGAGCAACTGAGACACCCGCTG GGCTGGTGTATAATAGAGACCTGAGAGTCCGTAAG CAGAGTCGAGAGTACTTCACCGTGGAGCAGTGTGTGAAGCTCTTGCAGAAGATCCAGGATCGTGTTCTCATCATTCT AGCACGTGATGGACTCTTGGTACCACACAAACCAGACAACAGAAATGACTTCGTGAAAGCCCTGCAGGAGGCTTTAGACTCTACCCTCAAAGAG cacatccagctAGTAGAGGTGCCTGGGAGTCATTTTGTGCACCTGAACGAACCTGAGGTGGTGTCTGGGATCATCAGCAGCTTCCTGATGGTGCAAAATGCTAGAGCCAGGCTCTAG
- the SERHL2 gene encoding serine hydrolase-like protein 2 isoform X1 — protein sequence MFSELKFPVPWGHVAAKAWGPSEGHPVLCLHGWLDNANTFDRLIPLLPKGYYYVAMDFSGHGLSSHRPAGVPYHFLDYVIDVRRVAAALQWRRFTLVGHSMGGSVAGMVSEVSFLHRICDFCTWDNKWGKNEGTNCVGLGSQGGRSPSLTPSAGQQDEDIIQHPAFLLFPYFLSPQFCFLYPEMVDKLVLLETLGFLLAPEDTEAWLESRRAVIDRLLSLEAKKQAPKARSPEAALERLLEANRHLTAEGGAVLLQRGATETPAGLVYNRDLRVRKQSREYFTVEQCVKLLQKIQDRVLIILARDGLLVPHKPDNRNDFVKALQEALDSTLKEHIQLVEVPGSHFVHLNEPEVVSGIISSFLMVQNARARL from the exons ATGTTCTCAGAGTTGAAGTTCCCTGTGCCCTGGGGCCATGTGGCAGCCAAGGCCTGGGGACCCTCAGAGGGGCACCCTGTGTTGTGTTTGCATGGCTGGCTGGACAATGCCAACACCTTCGATAGGCTCATTCCACTGCTCCCCAAAG GTTACTATTATGTGGCAATGGATTTTTCTGGCCATGGGTTATCATCCCACCGTCCTGCAGGTGTCCCGTACCATTTCCTGGACTATGTGATTGACGTGCGCCGAGTGGCAGCAG CCTTACAGTGGAGACGGTTCACGCTGGTGGGTCACAGTATGG GTGGGTCTGTGGCAGGAATGGTAAGTGAAGTATCCTTTCTTCATAGGATTTGTGATTTCTGCACCTGGGACAACAAATGGGGAAAGAATGAAGGGACCAATTGTGTGGGACTTGGATCTCAGGGTGGCAGAAGCCCTTCCCTGACCccttctgcagggcagcaggatgaagACATCATTCAACATCcagcttttctcctttttccatattttctctctcctcagtTCTGTTTCCTTTATCCTGAGATGGTGGATAAGCTGGTCCTGCTGGAAACTCTTGGCTTTCTGCTAGCTCCAGAG GACACTGAGGCGTGGCTGGAATCAAGACGGGCGGTGATTGACAGACTGCTGAGTCTAGAGGCAAAGAAGCAAGCTCCCAAAGCACGGAGCCCTGAAGCGGCACTGGAGAG GCTCTTAGAAGCAAACAGACATCTGACAGCAGAGGGTGGGGCAGTCCTACTGCAGCGAGGAGCAACTGAGACACCCGCTG GGCTGGTGTATAATAGAGACCTGAGAGTCCGTAAG CAGAGTCGAGAGTACTTCACCGTGGAGCAGTGTGTGAAGCTCTTGCAGAAGATCCAGGATCGTGTTCTCATCATTCT AGCACGTGATGGACTCTTGGTACCACACAAACCAGACAACAGAAATGACTTCGTGAAAGCCCTGCAGGAGGCTTTAGACTCTACCCTCAAAGAG cacatccagctAGTAGAGGTGCCTGGGAGTCATTTTGTGCACCTGAACGAACCTGAGGTGGTGTCTGGGATCATCAGCAGCTTCCTGATGGTGCAAAATGCTAGAGCCAGGCTCTAG